In the genome of Anabrus simplex isolate iqAnaSimp1 chromosome 6, ASM4041472v1, whole genome shotgun sequence, one region contains:
- the yellow-g gene encoding dopaminechrome tautomerase — protein sequence MPPLSWLWVLVMATTFVSAGLLKFKDPGADLLFMLNGANLEWPCISTKNIYVSSGRYIPKHVIATRLQIFKDEAIVLTPRYKPGVPFTLSKMSLKHKDCFATLSPFPCWSLQEEGNCQALQSAVDLFMDPNGILWVLDVGIVNTLVQPIRRCPPKVVGIDVKTGLVVKVIDLSSLVSHISRLQYLAVEYTPDGQVFIYISDAATRAIIVFNVNLGKGFRIVLPAPVLDGCTRLDVLYIALVLKSNGNTVLYFTYLSGTRIFSIKTASLQRGVAKGSIVEVGIKPAKIVVLGTDGGSSIFFRNKGEGDIFMWNTDTCFKPDNFVLVQKGGDCRLATQVVPGFKKLMWVLESNFHDYIQNTVGCVGASVALHPLVKTCD from the coding sequence ATGCCACCTCTCTCCTGGCTCTGGGTTTTGGTGATGGCAACAACGTTCGTATCAGCTGGTCTCCTCAAATTCAAAGATCCAGGGGCTGACCTGCTCTTCATGCTGAATGGAGCGAACCTCGAATGGCCCTGTATCTCCACCAAGAACATCTATGTCTCTTCAGGACGGTACATCCCAAAGCACGTCATCGCCACTCGCTTGCAGATCTTCAAAGATGAAGCGATTGTGCTCACTCCGAGATACAAACCAGGAGTCCCCTTCACGCTCAGCAAAATGTCTCTCAAACACAAGGACTGCTTCGCTACTTTGAGTCCTTTCCCTTGCTGGAGCCTCCAGGAAGAAGGAAACTGTCAAGCTCTTCAGTCCGCTGTTGATCTTTTCATGGACCCTAATGGCATCCTCTGGGTTTTGGACGTAGGCATTGTTAACACTTTGGTTCAACCAATTCGTCGGTGCCCGCCTAAAGTAGTGGGTATAGATGTTAAGACAGGTCTCGTTGTCAAGGTGATCGATCTGTCGTCCTTGGTCAGCCATATTAGCCGACTCCAGTATCTTGCAGTCGAGTATACTCCCGATGGACAGGTTTTTATCTACATCAGTGATGCAGCAACCCGTGCTATAATTGTCTTCAATGTCAATCTTGGTAAAGGATTCCGAATTGTTCTTCCCGCTCCTGTCCTGGATGGTTGTACACGACTCGATGTTCTGTACATTGCTCTTGTACTTAAGAGTAACGGAAATACTGTCTTATATTTTACTTATCTGTCGGGAACGCGTATATTCTCAATCAAGACGGCTTCTCTCCAACGCGGAGTGGCCAAAGGAAGCATTGTTGAAGTCGGAATCAAACCAGCCAAGATTGTCGTGCTCGGCACTGATGGCGGCAGCTCTATATTCTTCCGTAACAAAGGAGAAGGCGACATTTTCATGTGGAACACAGATACATGCTTCAAACCCGATAACTTCGTCCTGGTGCAGAAGGGAGGCGACTGTCGACTGGCGACCCAAGTTGTTCCCGGCTTCAAGAAACTCATGTGGGTTCTAGAGAGTAATTTCCACGATTACATTCAAAACACTGTAGGGTGTGTGGGTGCTAGTGTTGCCTTGCACCCACTTGTCAAGACTTGCGATTAA